Part of the Odocoileus virginianus isolate 20LAN1187 ecotype Illinois chromosome 9, Ovbor_1.2, whole genome shotgun sequence genome, GCACCTCCAAGACAAGCTGGGTTGCAACTGTTTCCTTTCAGCCCAACACAGAAGGGCTTTCTGCCCATGCCTTCTGGCAACCACAGTTGTTCCTTCTAAGCAAGACATCccagaaaatgattttaaaacactGCACCACCCAGTTCAAAGGATATAATCAGACTAGGGTATAAATGAAGTGCCATTATCTATTTCACGGACCTCAAGTAAAATGCCAGGAGTCTTCTGGGCCTAAGCTCTGACAGAGCCACCATGAGGGTTCCATGCCCCGCTTCTTTGCTGTGTGGCTGTTTCTATGCTCGCCTCTCAGGCCAAAGGAGCTACTTCAAGATCTGACCCGCACAGCCCATGCTGTGCTGACTCCAAAGCCACCCCTCAGTGCAAGTGAAGCCCCAGAGCGCCACAGCTAGAGCCAGGTCTGCAGGAGGGGAGCACCACCAGTCCGTCACCAGACTGAGCCCCGCTCTGGCCTCTTATCTGAGGGACACACGTCAGGAGAGGGTTCCCAGTGCCATCTGCTGGCTGAACTTCCTTCTGCGCctgcactcttctccagtagagtttaaaaggatattttgtgtttgagaaaaataaaattatatgaaaaataaaacagccaaGACACACCACAGCTAATAAGCTGAACTGAGTGTGCTTGGCCTTCCTATCCCTGAAAGCCGTgtcaggaggggaggaggcaCTCACAGGTCTGACTGGGTCACTTTCTCATTCCACTCTCCGAGTTTCTCAGAAGTTTTCATGTAGCTAAAAACAGAAAGTCTGTggtaaattatttagaaaaactaCTTCAACACAGGTTGCAAACTGCAGATGAAATTCCAAGGAAAACAGAAGGACCAGCTGGCAGGAAGACTGGCTCTCCAGCCTGCTTCTGCTCAGGACCTAGTCAGCGGGCCGGGTGAGGTCAGAGAGGCATGGACAGGCCTGGCTAGCTCTCCTCATGCCGAAGGCAGGCCTGCCCCATCAGCAGAAGTTGTCTCTCAGGGAATAGCTGTGAGGAGCAAGAAGGGCACTGCCATGGCCCCAAACGCAACTCTGACAGCCACCTTTTGGGTTTAAAGCCTTTAAGTTTCTAAGACAGGGAACTGGGTTTTTCATAAGTGAGATTTATGAAATTCGATTTGGTCTTTCAGTGGGACACAGCTTCCAGACAATGTGAAACATTTCCCAtccaccccaccccgcctcctTGGAGAATATGTTTCAGAGGAGCCACACATCTACACTCCCCAAATCCAGAGCTGGGTCAGGGGTTCTGGGGCCATGATCACGTCATGCTCACAAGAAGGACGCATGCCCACTTCAGCAGACACTGACCTATGGGGACCACTGGAAAGCCAGTCTCATTAAGCACCTAATTTGTATTCTCTCCAATTTAGACCCTGAAACATAGTCTTGTCAATTTCTGCTGGGACAACTAGCATGTTCACCACCTTTTAAAACCATACATGCAGACTCTAAACTCTGAGTAAACCAAATTCAGATCTGGTTGCTGGCAAGGATTCAGGGCCATGAGCTGGCAGCTTCCAGGGGGCACACCTCACCCCCAGGATTCAAGGCCCCCTCAAACAGGTGGAGCGGACACTCACGCATTGGAGACCTGCACATCATGCCAACTCCTGGACAGGTTTTGCTTCAGGCCCTCCAAGGCGGAAAGGCCCAGCTTCCTCTTCAGCTCGCCACAGTGCCTCTCCTTGGCTGCCAGCACCTGGCGCAGAGTGACAATTTCCTCTTCCACCTGCGAAAGCATGCAGTTACCAGGTTTCAACCACCACTATGGCAGGAAGTGACTGACATCCTTATACATGCTACAAAGAGGGTTTCTCAGAATCACATGAGAATTCTCCATTTATAGAAACATAACTTGTCTTAGGAATAGTCTACAGTGGCCATCGCTTCTGTTTGTATTTGGTACCAGCACCTCAACTTTCTCTGGAGAACTGTCCTGCTCCCCTCAGCTGAGTGTCTACCCACAGATGGCAAGTCAGGCCTGTCAGAGGTCCGGACTGGGTATGTGAAGACAGCAGTCCCTTTCTGTCTGGGCTCCGGGTCTGGGCATGGGTAACAAAAGGTGGAAGGTAGGCAGGCAAGCCACATCTGCACCCAGGGGGAATTCCACACATAGAGGGAAGGAAGCAGAGCTGACAGACGGATGGATGGCCAGAGAAACACATGACAAAGAAACAACCCTAAGGACATCTGTGTTCCCAAGGTCAGCTGCAAGCCTTGGCAAAAGCCACTTACACAAGTCCAAAGAAAATTCTTGTTTGCTTAGTGTAGTTTGAGTTGGACAACAGGAAAAATCTTGACAAAAAAGACCAGAACATTCTCATGTCTTAAAGAGTAGACAACAAAAAGAAGCATCCTTTAGAGCCATTCTGTTTCAGATTCTCAATAGTTTCAGCTTCTACATGAACAGCTACTCTAAAAAACcatcctttctttaaaaagtgattgtCTGGATTAAGGCATTAACAGCCGCTTAGAGCCCTATCTGGCTAATCACTAGATTTTGCTttagaaaatactgaagaaacaattaaaaatcaatgatCGCCCAAGGCCAAACTATTACCAGTCACTCCAGCAGTGACACGTGGTGACATTAACTTTCCATTTATGGTGTCGTGGGCACATGGGTTTAACAGCCTGTGGACCCACAGGCTGACATTTTAACATGAGAGCGTCTTCAGTTTACAATTCACCTCTGAAAAAGACATTGTGGTTTTATTCTCTAAACCAGTATGTCCTGAAATAAAGAGCAAAACACAGGCTTCCTGGGATTTCTTGCTGCTTCTCCTTTAACCTCTGCTCAATTCAGAAAGGATGGCTTCCTCTGCATTCTAAAACCTGGTCCTGGGGCCAGGTTTATTCACACGACCAGTTCTGCTCAGACCCAAGCCTGGACCCAGGACGTTATCAGGATAGGCTTGTCTCCTAAGATGAAGCAGAGAACTGCGACAAGTGTGCTCCAACCCCTGCCTGACTGATGCTGACAAGTGCACTGCCCCAGATTCTGGAATCTCAAATGAATCACTATCAGGTTCTGTATCACATCATAAAAAGAAACACTCTTGGCAGTTGgtttgaataaaaattatatgcagAGACTTTTATTCTTAATTCCTATTTCTTCTTAAGTAACTCTCACTTTGAAAAGATCacatgaaaaaagaaggaaaatgaagatcCAGGAGCAGATACATCTGTGGGATCTTGAAAATGTCATGTTTACTCCAAAAGGGAAACCCGCAACAGATGGAGTGCTTAGAGCAGCCGTGGACACTCCCCTCACAGAGAGCCTGCAAAGTGCCAGACACACACAAGCCAAGGCTACAGAGGAGAGATTCTGTGGGGCTCCCAGGGCAATTTTCCTGGAGCACAGCCAGCACTCCAGCTCATTTTTAGGCAGAGAGGACCTCACAGCACCCCCGAGCGtacagccaagacacagaaccTTTGCAAGCTCCGCCCTGAGCTCCTCGGCCTCGGTCTCTGTCAGACCCTCAACAGCAGGAGCCTGGGCAGCCACCGCTGTGTCCACAGGGACATCTGTCATGGAGTCGGAGAGCAGACCTTTGTTAGGAGAATTCAGGTTGATATCTGCCAGAGACAAAAtgtggtcagaaaaaaaataaataagtggtcAGAGTGCATCAAGTAAGAAGTCACAGACGAATAAAGTGGGCAGAGATTCCGCCCCACCCTGGGGAGAGGGGCAAGACAGGATATGGAGAAAATGCC contains:
- the TPD52L2 gene encoding tumor protein D54 isoform X2; this encodes MDSAGQDINLNSPNKGLLSDSMTDVPVDTAVAAQAPAVEGLTETEAEELRAELAKVEEEIVTLRQVLAAKERHCGELKRKLGLSALEGLKQNLSRSWHDVQVSNAYMKTSEKLGEWNEKVTQSDLYKKTQETLSQAGQKTSAALSTVGSAISRKLGDMRARPFSHSFSSHSIRHSISMPAMRNSATFKSFEDRVGTIKSKVVGGRENGGDNLPSPTGSGDRPLPDHIPF
- the TPD52L2 gene encoding tumor protein D54 isoform X1, whose amino-acid sequence is MDSAGQDINLNSPNKGLLSDSMTDVPVDTAVAAQAPAVEGLTETEAEELRAELAKVEEEIVTLRQVLAAKERHCGELKRKLGLSALEGLKQNLSRSWHDVQVSNAYMKTSEKLGEWNEKVTQSDLYKKTQETLSQAGQKTSAALSTVGSAISRKLGDMRARPFSHSFSSSHSIRHSISMPAMRNSATFKSFEDRVGTIKSKVVGGRENGGDNLPSPTGSGDRPLPDHIPF
- the TPD52L2 gene encoding tumor protein D54 isoform X5, producing MDSAGQDINLNSPNKGLLSDSMTDVPVDTAVAAQAPAVEGLTETEAEELRAELAKVEEEIVTLRQVLAAKERHCGELKRKLGLSALEGLKQNLSRSWHDVQVSNAYMKTSEKLGEWNEKVTQSDLYKKTQETLSQAGQKTSAALSTVGSAISRKLGDMRNSATFKSFEDRVGTIKSKVVGGRENGGDNLPSPTGSGDRPLPDHIPF
- the TPD52L2 gene encoding tumor protein D54 isoform X6 yields the protein MDSAGQDINLNSPNKGLLSDSMTDVPVDTAVAAQAPAVEGLTETEAEELRAELAKVEEEIVTLRQVLAAKERHCGELKRKLGLSALEGLKQNLSRSWHDVQVSNAYKKTQETLSQAGQKTSAALSTVGSAISRKLGDMRNSATFKSFEDRVGTIKSKVVGGRENGGDNLPSPTGSGDRPLPDHIPF